The Juglans regia cultivar Chandler chromosome 1, Walnut 2.0, whole genome shotgun sequence nucleotide sequence GATTCACAGTAATATCCTATGCTTATTATAGAAGGCAAAGACTCAGACTGCGAATATTATATTCTTAGAAATAACTATATGTTTTTCATTTAGCAAGTGCACATTAATTTTTAACGACTGAGATTTCTTGGCTTTTTAGAGTGAAATGAAGTACATGAAAGGTTAGTtcagtagagagagagagagctacttGCAATCAAGTTCTCAATCCTACTGAAAGAAACACCACACCAGCATCCTGACTCATCTTTTAATTCACACAACCATTGCATTTACTCCCTAAAAGCAATAAATAAGATTACAGAAGCGAACCAAAGCCCTATAAATTTGAGCCATGCTGAAAATGCCTTGGAAAATGCTAACAGAATTCAATTtctaaggaaaataataaatatgatctCATACAGAATTTCCAAAACCATTATGCCAGatataaaatttcaaacacCCACTTAGCCTCTTGATCAAGGGACTAAAAAATGGAACATAGAGGGTAAACTTCTCATACAGAACCAAGTTTACCAGACATGCCCTTTGCTTGATTCTCATCTCCGAAATTATCACCATCATTCTCCCTATCGGTCTGCCTTGATGCCGTTGACTCACGCTGTGATGGAGCACTGCCAGCTCCGGAAACCGACTGCTGATAAAGAACTCCGCCAGCAAGAGTAAAGAGGAGGCACAGCAAACCAAATGGAGTGGCATGCTTATCCCAAATCATCACGTTAATGGCAACTGTAAGAAACTTATTAACAACACCGGTAACTGTAAAAGCCGTGGCAGAGATCGCCTTCCTTGCAGCAAACCCAAAGAAACTGATGGCCAATCCAAAAACACACGATAATGATACAGCAAAGAATGCATTTGGTTCAAACCAATTCCCATAATTAGATCCCAATGCAGCAAACACATCAGCATACTCTCCCGTGAGAAAACAAAACACCGGAGCCATCATCAACGATAACAAATTGTTATAGAACACAAAACCCCAAGTGTTCAACCCAAGATTCGTCACCATATGTTTGATATAAACCATCTCAGTAGTAATTGTTACCAAATAAACAAATGCCCACGTATATGCAGTCAAAGTAAAAGCTGAATCCGTGGCCACATAGCCAACAGCTCCACCCAATATGATCAACAAAGACACAAAGGTGAGCTTTGATGGGCACGGCTGTCTCCTAAATGTTGTATCCGCTATAGCAACCAAGAGGGGTGTCAAGGATCTAAAC carries:
- the LOC109006294 gene encoding GDP-fucose transporter 1-like; this encodes MSSIRFDGTKQYYATSSLVLGYALCSSLLAVINKFAITKFNYPGLLTALQYLTSALGVWVLGKLGFLHHDQFTFETAKKFLPAAIVFYLAIFTNTNLLRHANVDTFIVFRSLTPLLVAIADTTFRRQPCPSKLTFVSLLIILGGAVGYVATDSAFTLTAYTWAFVYLVTITTEMVYIKHMVTNLGLNTWGFVFYNNLLSLMMAPVFCFLTGEYADVFAALGSNYGNWFEPNAFFAVSLSCVFGLAISFFGFAARKAISATAFTVTGVVNKFLTVAINVMIWDKHATPFGLLCLLFTLAGGVLYQQSVSGAGSAPSQRESTASRQTDRENDGDNFGDENQAKGMSGKLGSV